A single region of the Triticum dicoccoides isolate Atlit2015 ecotype Zavitan chromosome 2B, WEW_v2.0, whole genome shotgun sequence genome encodes:
- the LOC119360376 gene encoding disease resistance protein RGA5-like → MAGAVLSALLHKLDAVLTDEYNLQRSLRGEIMFLRAELESMQEALERVSSSSTPQPVDMQVRIWVGQVRELSYDVEDSIDRFMVRVDLHHPGFSGFIGRCLSLLTTARVRHRIAADIRGIKGRVKEVADRRDRYKVDDDVFAVRRPVGTTTVDPRLHGMYEDMTRLVAVGGPRAELCRLLVEQESSTAMDGQLKVVSIVGVGGLGKTTLANVVYQQIRGQFDCDAFVMVSLKPDLRRVLGSLLRQVSKQSYSEVEAWDVVEIIDKIRQVLRDKRYLIIVDHIWDESAWNYIKTVLVENNCSSRVITTTRTAGVAASCSSSIDGNIYKLNPLGHDDSKKLFYERIFGSKDGSHVELREISEKIIRKCDGVPLAIITIASLLSHKSMNIHEWDTVNKSICSGLEKFPNMEDMQGAMRRLQTLEVTFQVREAKDEYNNFEVGLENLHSIKLVTIRMHCSGSRLVEVEEADAAMRKTSYVNPKHPRVDVIRYYEDEMIEDEEKSQLDEEAFKEQEGEKIYTLLRLAACSLQYSS, encoded by the exons ATGGCGGGGGCGGTGCTGAGCGCGCTCCTCCACAAGCTGGACGCCGTGCTGACGGACGAGTACAACCTGCAGAGGAGCCTGAGGGGCGAGATCATGTTCCTCCGAGCCGAGCTGGAGAGCATGCAGGAGGCCCTCGAAAGGGTATCGTCCTCGTCGACGCCGCAGCCGGTCGACATGCAGGTCAGGATCTGGGTAGGGCAAGTCAGGGAGCTCTCCTACGACGTCGAAGACAGCATCGACAGGTTCATGGTGCGCGTCGACCTCCACCATCCGGGGTTCAGCGGGTTCATCGGCAGGTGCCTGAGTCTGCTGACCACGGCCCGGGTTCGCCATCGGATCGCCGCGGACATCAGGGGCATCAAGGGCCGCGTCAAGGAGGTCGCTGACCGCCGTGACAGGTACAAGGTTGACGACGATGTTTTCGCGGTCCGGCGGCCTGTGGGCACCACCACCGTCGATCCTCGCTTGCATGGCATGTACGAGGATATGACGAGGCTCGTCGCGGTGGGCGGGCCAAGGGCGGAGTTATGCAGGTTGTTGGTGGAGCAAGAAAGTTCAACTGCCATGGATGGTCAACTGAAGGTGGTCTCCATTGTTGGGGTGGGTGGCCTGGGCAAGACGACTCTGGCCAACGTCGTGTACCAGCAGATCAGAGGGCAGTTTGATTGCGACGCCTTTGTCATGGTGTCCCTCAAGCCCGATCTGAGGAGGGTTTTGGGCAGCTTGCTCCGTCAGGTTAGTAAGCAGAGTTACAGCGAGGTTGAAGCATGGGATGTTGTGGAAATCATTGACAAAATCAGACAAGTTCTTCGAGATAAGAG GTACTTAATTATTGTTGATCATATATGGGACGAATCAGCTTGGAATTATATAAAGACTGTACTAGTTGAGAACAACTGCAGTAGCAGAGTAATCACAACAACACGTACTGCTGGTGTTGCTGCATCATGCAGTTCTTCCATCGACGGTAACATTTATAAACTAAATCCTCTTGGTCATGATGATTCGAAGAAGTTGTTCTATGAAAGAATATTTGGGAGTAAAGATGGTTCTCATGTGGAACTGAGAGAAATATCTGAGAAAATCATAAGAAAGTGTGATGGTGTACCATTAGCTATCATCACTATTGCCAGCCTATTGTCTCACAAATCAATGAACATACATGAATGGGACACTGTCAACAAATCAATCTGTTCTGGACTTGAGAAATTCCCCAATATGGAGGACATGC AAGGAGCCATGCGAAGGCTCCAAACCCTCGAGGTTACATTTCAGGTTCGCGAGGCGAAGGATGAATACAATAATTTTGAGGTCGGCTTGGAGAACCTCCATTCTATTAAGCTGGTCACAATTCGAATGCATTGTTCTGGTTCCAGGCTCGTTGAGGTGGAGGAAGCTGATGCTGCTATGAGGAAGACATCCTATGTGAATCCCAAACATCCGAGGGTTGACGTGATTAGATATTATGAAGATGAAATGATAGAGGATGAGGAGAAATCTCAACTCGAtgaggaagcattcaaagaacaagAG GGTGAAAAGATTTATACATTGCTCAGGCTAGCAGCCTGCTCATTACAATACAGTTCATAG